In Thalassospira sp. ER-Se-21-Dark, one genomic interval encodes:
- a CDS encoding SUMF1/EgtB/PvdO family nonheme iron enzyme: MIVGDRIAEIWKFCAVACVVGLAGNAEAAGNGIPETIDIPSGWFWQGSDSIERQYAYQIDEQVYGHDISRRNRWYDLEADKWRVHLLGYDIGKTPVTNDQYAVFVEETGHPAPTISQEDWERQGLIYNYDTIVPFLWNDGRPPRGRGNHPVVLVSWQDANAYTRWLSEKTGESWHLPDELYWEKATRGPDGTFYPWGNIFDASRLNSADSGPFDTMPVGQFEAGPYGVLDGVGQVFEWTSSSSQPGYRTVKGGSWDDRGCGVCRPAARHARPEYLKHILIGFRVMRDH, from the coding sequence ATGATAGTCGGGGATCGTATCGCAGAAATCTGGAAGTTCTGCGCTGTTGCGTGCGTTGTTGGCCTTGCGGGAAACGCAGAGGCGGCAGGTAATGGAATCCCCGAGACGATCGACATTCCGTCTGGCTGGTTCTGGCAGGGATCTGATTCAATCGAACGGCAATATGCCTATCAGATTGACGAGCAGGTCTATGGCCACGATATCAGCCGCCGTAACCGTTGGTATGATCTCGAAGCCGATAAATGGCGCGTCCATCTTTTGGGTTATGATATCGGCAAAACGCCGGTAACCAATGACCAGTATGCGGTTTTTGTCGAAGAAACCGGCCATCCCGCACCAACGATCAGTCAGGAAGACTGGGAACGTCAGGGGCTGATTTATAACTATGACACCATCGTGCCGTTCCTTTGGAATGATGGTCGTCCCCCGCGCGGGCGTGGCAATCATCCGGTCGTTCTGGTGTCGTGGCAGGATGCCAACGCCTATACCCGCTGGCTGAGCGAAAAGACGGGTGAAAGCTGGCACTTGCCCGACGAGCTTTATTGGGAAAAGGCGACGCGCGGCCCGGATGGTACGTTTTACCCTTGGGGAAATATTTTCGATGCAAGCCGCCTGAACAGTGCCGATAGCGGACCGTTTGATACCATGCCTGTCGGCCAGTTCGAAGCCGGGCCATATGGTGTGCTTGACGGTGTCGGGCAGGTGTTTGAATGGACGTCTTCATCTTCCCAACCGGGCTATCGGACAGTTAAGGGCGGATCATGGGATGATCGCGGGTGCGGGGTTTGTCGCCCGGCAGCCCGTCACGCCCGCCCGGAATATCTCAAGCACATCCTGATTGGTTTTCGGGTGATGCGCGATCACTGA
- a CDS encoding universal stress protein, translating into MYKDILVTVDLDHESSWKKAVPVAIKQAQSFGARLHVLTVVPTVGMSMVGQFFPKGYETKVLEAYNERLHQFVAEHIPSDIKVQHIVGQGTVYEVILQIAKKTNCDLIVIGSHRPELKDYLLGPNAARVVRHADCSVMVVRE; encoded by the coding sequence ATGTACAAGGATATTCTGGTCACAGTAGATCTTGATCATGAGTCTTCCTGGAAGAAGGCCGTACCGGTTGCGATCAAGCAGGCGCAAAGCTTTGGTGCGCGCCTGCATGTTCTGACCGTGGTGCCCACGGTTGGAATGTCGATGGTTGGTCAATTCTTCCCGAAGGGCTACGAAACCAAGGTTCTTGAAGCCTATAACGAACGTCTCCACCAATTTGTGGCTGAACATATTCCGTCAGACATCAAGGTGCAGCACATCGTGGGCCAGGGAACGGTTTACGAGGTCATCCTTCAGATCGCGAAGAAAACCAATTGCGACCTGATCGTGATCGGCTCCCACCGCCCGGAACTGAAGGATTATCTTCTGGGGCCGAATGCTGCGCGCGTTGTGCGCCATGCCGATTGCTCGGTGATGGTCGTTCGCGAGTAG